In Effusibacillus lacus, a single window of DNA contains:
- a CDS encoding amidohydrolase family protein: MYDVHTHFVPPDVLGWLKENEKTVHATWEKKDPNKAEFLTVNGKWAFELKESFYNETKYFQNQAEVGVKHSLVSPIPQLFLYEFPVEVTNEMASVYNVSLAKWVRSQPAKLSALATVPLNNPSLAADALANAIDMGLKGACIGPGTSGHMLSDDVYVPFWEEANRRRAIVFLHPLLSEDPRLHRRMMPNLIGVPWETTICAADILLSGMLDKYPNVKILLAHGGGFLPYQIGRLNKGYEQWKPIADSLEAPPTDYLRRFWYDSVLWNRPALEYLLYVVGEDRVVPGSDFPFDLCAWPPLMYNEKGIQSLLFE; encoded by the coding sequence TGCAACATGGGAAAAAAAAGATCCGAACAAAGCGGAATTCCTGACTGTCAATGGAAAATGGGCATTCGAGCTGAAGGAATCATTTTACAATGAAACGAAATATTTTCAAAATCAGGCGGAGGTTGGAGTTAAGCACTCTCTGGTTTCCCCGATTCCGCAGCTCTTTTTATATGAATTTCCTGTAGAAGTAACAAACGAAATGGCAAGCGTATACAACGTTTCCCTGGCAAAATGGGTTCGTTCTCAACCGGCGAAACTGTCAGCGCTCGCCACGGTCCCGTTAAACAATCCGTCATTGGCGGCAGATGCATTGGCCAATGCAATCGATATGGGGTTGAAAGGGGCATGCATCGGTCCGGGGACTTCAGGCCATATGCTGTCAGATGACGTATATGTCCCTTTTTGGGAAGAAGCGAACCGCCGACGGGCCATTGTCTTTCTCCATCCGTTGCTGAGTGAAGATCCGAGGCTGCACCGGAGGATGATGCCCAATCTAATTGGCGTTCCTTGGGAAACTACCATCTGTGCCGCCGACATTCTACTAAGCGGCATGTTGGATAAATATCCCAACGTCAAAATCCTGTTGGCCCATGGAGGTGGCTTCCTGCCCTATCAAATTGGCCGCTTAAACAAAGGATATGAGCAATGGAAGCCTATTGCCGATTCCCTGGAGGCCCCTCCGACAGACTATTTAAGACGTTTTTGGTATGATTCCGTTCTTTGGAATCGACCAGCGTTGGAATACCTGCTTTACGTCGTGGGCGAAGACCGGGTCGTGCCGGGATCGGATTTTCCGTTCGATCTTTGCGCTTGGCCTCCCTTGATGTACAACGAGAAAGGGATTCAATCCCTCTTGTTTGAATAG
- a CDS encoding 4-oxalocrotonate tautomerase, which yields MPIVNIQMLQGRPEEKVKEVIRNVTDTIAETLDVPKEGVRVLVTEVPKTHWGIGGTAVSDIPGR from the coding sequence ATGCCGATTGTTAATATTCAGATGTTACAAGGGAGACCTGAAGAAAAGGTAAAAGAAGTCATACGGAATGTAACGGATACGATTGCCGAAACTCTGGATGTACCAAAGGAAGGGGTTCGCGTGCTCGTTACGGAAGTTCCCAAGACTCATTGGGGAATCGGCGGAACTGCGGTATCGGATATTCCGGGTCGATAG
- a CDS encoding 2-keto-4-pentenoate hydratase, producing the protein MGDINFKSIAEFLNSAETEKKEVTRLTADHPELSVQDAYRIQEELVKIKLAQGCKILGPKMGLTSQAKMKQMNVEEPIYGYIFDYMALPNGGELRMQELIHPKVEAEIAFILGRDIEEPGVSGVQVLAATEYVTPALEIIDSRYENFKFNLPDVIADNASSSRVVLGSRLTRPSNLELDLVGVTLSINGEIKALGAGAAVLGHPANSVAMLANMLARKGEKLRAGDVILTGGVTEAVLLTVGDTVSAKLDGLGEVSFTVKE; encoded by the coding sequence ATGGGGGACATAAACTTCAAATCCATAGCTGAATTTTTGAACAGCGCTGAGACAGAAAAGAAGGAAGTCACGCGCCTAACAGCGGACCATCCCGAACTATCGGTGCAGGATGCCTATCGGATTCAGGAAGAACTTGTGAAAATCAAACTTGCGCAGGGCTGCAAAATTCTCGGACCGAAAATGGGGCTCACCAGTCAGGCAAAAATGAAGCAGATGAATGTAGAGGAACCGATTTACGGGTATATTTTCGACTACATGGCGCTGCCGAACGGCGGCGAATTGCGGATGCAGGAACTGATTCACCCCAAAGTGGAGGCGGAAATCGCATTTATTTTAGGCCGCGATATCGAAGAACCCGGCGTCTCGGGAGTCCAAGTATTGGCTGCCACCGAATATGTAACTCCCGCGCTTGAGATTATTGACAGCCGATATGAGAACTTTAAATTCAATCTGCCTGACGTCATTGCGGATAACGCCTCTTCTTCGAGGGTTGTATTGGGGAGCCGTCTCACCCGTCCGTCGAATTTGGAACTCGATCTTGTCGGTGTGACGCTATCGATTAACGGGGAGATTAAAGCTTTGGGAGCTGGGGCAGCCGTATTGGGGCATCCTGCCAACTCAGTCGCTATGTTGGCCAATATGCTGGCCCGCAAAGGAGAAAAGCTAAGAGCCGGAGACGTCATCTTGACCGGTGGAGTAACCGAAGCGGTACTGTTGACTGTCGGCGATACAGTGTCAGCCAAGCTTGACGGATTGGGCGAGGTCAGTTTTACAGTCAAGGAGTAG